Proteins encoded in a region of the Equus asinus isolate D_3611 breed Donkey chromosome X, EquAss-T2T_v2, whole genome shotgun sequence genome:
- the LOC123282629 gene encoding diphosphoinositol polyphosphate phosphohydrolase 3-beta isoform X1, with protein MKCKPNQTRTYDPEGFKKRAACLCFRSEREDEVLLVSSSRYPDRWIVPGGGMEPEEEPGGAAVREVYEEAGVKGKLGRLLGIFEQNQDRKHRTYVYVLTVTEILEDWEDSVSIGRKREWFKIEDAIKVLQCHKPVHAEYLEKLKLGGSPTNGNSVAPSPPESDP; from the exons ATGAAGTGCAAGCCGAACCAGACGCGGACCTACGACCCGGAGGGGTTCAAGAAGCGGGCGGCGTGCCTGTGCTTCCGGAGCGAGCGCGAGGACGAGGTGCTGTTAGTGAGCAGCAGTCGGTACCCGGACCGCTGGATCGTGCCGGGCGGGGGCATGGAGCCCGAGGAGGAGCCGGGCGGCGCGGCAGTCCGAGAGGTGTACGAAGAGGCGGGAGTCAAGGGGAAGTTAGGCCGGCTCCTGGGCATTTTCGAACAGAACCAAGATCGCAAGCACCGAACGTACGTGTATGTACTGACTGTCACTGAGATTCTGGAGGATTGGGAAGATTCGGTTAGCATTGGGAGGAAGCGAGAGTGGTTCAAAATCGAAGATGCGATCAAGGTTCTCCAGTGCCACAAGCCCGTGCATGCCGAATATCTGGAAAAACTAAAGCTGGGCGGTTCCCCAACCAATGGAAACTCCGTGGCCCCGTCCCCGCCAGAGAGCGATCCCTA a
- the LOC123282629 gene encoding diphosphoinositol polyphosphate phosphohydrolase 3-beta isoform X2 → MKCKPNQTRTYDPEGFKKRAACLCFRSEREDEVLLVSSSRYPDRWIVPGGGMEPEEEPGGAAVREVYEEAGVKGKLGRLLGIFEQNQDRKHRTYVYVLTVTEILEDWEDSVSIGRKREWFKIEDAIKVLQCHKPVHAEYLEKLKLGGSPTNGNSVAPSPPESDP, encoded by the coding sequence ATGAAGTGCAAGCCGAACCAGACGCGGACCTACGACCCGGAGGGGTTCAAGAAGCGGGCGGCGTGCCTGTGCTTCCGGAGCGAGCGCGAGGACGAGGTGCTGTTAGTGAGCAGCAGTCGGTACCCGGACCGCTGGATCGTGCCGGGCGGGGGCATGGAGCCCGAGGAGGAGCCGGGCGGCGCGGCAGTCCGAGAGGTGTACGAAGAGGCGGGAGTCAAGGGGAAGTTAGGCCGGCTCCTGGGCATTTTCGAACAGAACCAAGATCGCAAGCACCGAACGTACGTGTATGTACTGACTGTCACTGAGATTCTGGAGGATTGGGAAGATTCGGTTAGCATTGGGAGGAAGCGAGAGTGGTTCAAAATCGAAGATGCGATCAAGGTTCTCCAGTGCCACAAGCCCGTGCATGCCGAATATCTGGAAAAACTAAAGCTGGGCGGTTCCCCAACCAATGGAAACTCCGTGGCCCCGTCCCCGCCAGAGAGCGATCCCTAG